Within the Saccharopolyspora gloriosae genome, the region GCCGGCTCCAGGTAGGCGTCGTTGGTGGACACGCGGCGCGTGCCGAAGCTGTTGTAGGCGTACGGCGACACTCCGGTCGCACCGGGCGCGTTGTGGTCGGGAGCCCACGGGTGGCCCCTGCGCTCGGTGATCTGGTCGAGGGCCGATTCGATCGTGGCGAAGTTCTCGCGGCTCGGCCGCAGCACGGGGATCGGCCCGTCGGCACCGTGGTAGTCCTCGTGCGCGAAGTCCTGGTCGTTCTCCAGTTTCATCAGCAGCGGCAGCACGTCCCGGTGGCTCCAGCCGGTGCAGCCGTTCGCCGCCCAGCCGTCGAAGTCCTCCACGGTGGGCCGGATCGCGAACAGCCCGTTGATCGCCGAGCTCCCGCCCACGCCGCGCCCCCGCACGTAGGTCGCCGGGGGTTGCGCGGCGGATCGCGATGCCTGCAACTCCGGGAAGGTGTGGGACTGCGCCAGCTGCTCGGGCAGGCGGTTCTTGCCGGGCTCAACGCCCTGGATCTCTGGCGGAGTTTCGGCGGAGCGGTAGTCCAGGCCCGCTTCCAGCACCAGCACCCGCCGCTGATCGTCCTCGGTCAGCCGCCCCGCGAGCGCCGCCCCCGCCGAACCGGCACCGATGATGATCGTGTCGTACATGATGTCCTCTCCGAGCCCCCTGATGAGCGCCCGCCCGGTGGGCGGTACGAGCAGCAGAAGCCATGCCCCAACGGCACACTCAATCCTTTGTGCCGCACGTCACTTTCGCATCCCGCGAGCAGTTCCCCCGGACGAAGAGTCCCCGGACGCACGTTCCCCTTGGCCTGCCCAGGAAGAGGCGGCCGCCTCCAGCAGGCAGCAAAGGTCCGACCAAAGCGTTGACACTGCAACGGACGCTGCTTAACGTACGGCGCATTGGTTCTACCAAAGGAGATACCGGTGGGCGTTGATCTCTCGTTCCTGGTGCGCAGCCTGGCGGAACAGGCGACGCCCGAGCCGGGTACCGACCTGCTGCGGCTGCCCACGGAGCGCGAGCTCGTCGCCTCCCTCGACGTCAGCCGCGGCACGCTGCGCGAGCAGCTGTCGATGCTGGAGATGCTGGGCTTCCTCACCCGCACCCAGGGCCGCGGTTCGTACCTCGGCGTGCCGGACGCGAGCTTCATCCAGCTCTACTTCGACCTCTCCAGCGAGCTCGGCCAGCTCGGCGGCGGACAGTTCCGCTCGGCGCGGGAGATGCTGGAGATCTCGATGACGGAGGCCGCCGCCCGGCTGGCGACGGCAGACGACGTGGACACGCTGCGCGGCCTGGTGGACGAGATGGTGCGCGCGAGCGCGGCGGGCGAGGACGAGCGCGCGCTGGAGGCGGACCTGGACTTCCACCGCCACCTGTTCACCGTGGTGAACAACCCGATCTTCACGCTGCTGCACGACGGCCTGAGCCACGTGCTGCGCGACGAGGTGGTGGACCGCCGACGGGTCGCCGTGGAACGGGAACCGTTGCGGGAGGGCGAGAACCGCATCATCGACACCGTCCACTACGGAATCGTCGATGCCGTGGAGCGCCGCGACGGCGAGAGCGCGCGATCGGCGATGCGCCGCCACTTCGAGGTGTGGTCCGCGCTGACCGGCGAGGACTGACCGCCCCGCACCGGATTCACCGCCGGACATCAGGAACTCGCACGCCCGAACCTCGGGCGTCCGCGCGTGCTGCCCGAACACGGGCCGGAGCAGGAGGTTGACTCGTGGACGAACCCGATGTGGTGTTCGTGGGGATCGGCGCCATCGGACGGCACATGGCGAGCAGGCTGGTCGCCGCGGGCCGCTCGACGACGGCGGTGGATCCGACTCCGGCCGCGCGAGAATGGGCTGCGGCGCAAGGGATTCCGGCGATTCCGTCCCTGACCGGAGCTCCGCGCGCGGAGTTCGTCGTGGTCATGGTCGCGACTCCCGATCAACTGGTCGCCCTGGTCGATGAGGCGTTGACCCGCGACGATCTCGACGGTCAGCGCTGGATCGTGATGAGCACGGTCGGCCCCGACGCGGTCCGCGAGCAGGGCGCCCGGCTCACCGGCGCAGGTGCGCTGGTGCTGGACGTGCCGGTCACCGGTGGTGTCGCGCGAGCGCGCACCGGCGAACTCACCCTGTTCGCCGCCGGAAATCGATCCACAGTGGAGTTCGCGCGACCGGTGCTGAACTGCTTCGGCGCGGTGCGCGAGGTCGGCGAGCGGGTCGGTGACGGCCAGGCGATCAAGGTGGTCAACCAGCACCTGTGCTCGGTGCACATCGTGGCCGCCGCCGAAGCGCTCTCGCTCGCCGGTGAGCTCGGGCTGGACCGCGAGCAAGTGCTGTCGCTGGTCGAGAACGGGGCCGCCGGGTCGTGGATGCTCTCCGACCGGGGTCCGCGCATGTTGCAGGGCACCGATGTCGAGGTCACCAGCACGATCGGCATCTTCGTCAAGGACAGCAACCTCGTCGCCGACGCCGCCCGGCAGGCCGACGCCGACACTCCCCTGCTGGACCTCGCGCGGGAACGCTACGAACGCGCCGCCGACGCCGGGCTGGGCGCTCGCGACGACTCGCGGGTGATCGAGACCTACGCCTGAGGCGATTTCCACCGCACATCGCGGAAAGACCAGCGAGCCACCGGCTCGCGGCCACCCCGGCTCTCCGGCCCCGGTGGTTTCTGCAAAGGAGCAGACCATGTCCGCTGCGCCCACCTCCGGTCGACGCGACGATCCGACGAAGGTGTCGGTCGCCTCGATGATCGGTACCGCGGTCGAGAGCTACGACTTCTTCATCTACGGCACCGCTTCGGCGGCGTACTTCGGGTCGGTGTTCTTCCACACCGGCAACGAACTCCTCGGCGTGCTGGCCTCGTTCGCGACGCTCGCCGTGGGGTTCTTCTTCCGCCCGCTGGGCGGGTATCTCGCCGGGCACTACGGCGACCGGCTGGGCCGCAAGACGGTGCTGATGTGGTCGCTGGCGATCATGGGCTTGGGCACCGTGCTGATCGGCGTGCTGCCCACCTACGGCCAGGCCGGGGTGCTCGCCCCGATTCTGCTGATCCTGCTGCGGATCGTGCAGGGCATCGGGTTCGGCGCGGAGTGGGGCGGCGCCGTCCTGATGTCCGTGGAGCACGCGCCCGAACGCAAGCGCGGCTTCTACGGCGCGGTGCCGCAGATCGGCATCCCCGCCGGGCTGCTGCTGGCCAACGGCGGATTCCTGGCTTCCGAGGCACTGTTCGAGGGCGACTGGGTGTGGCGGGTGCCGTTCCTGCTGTCGATCGTGATGGTCGGCGCGGGCATGTTCATCCGGATGAAGATCTCCGAGTCACCGGACTTCACCGAGATGAAGGAACGCGGCGAAATCCACAAGACTCCGGCGCTGGAGGTGCTGCGCCGCGATTGGCGGGCCATCCTCAAGATCGTGGCGCTGCGGCTGGCGGAGACCGGCGGCTACTACATCACCACCAGCTTCATGCTCTCCTACGTGGTGCTCGCCGGGTTGTCGGACAAGCAGAACGTGCTGGTCGGCACCATCGTCGGCTCCGCGCTGGGCCTGCTCAGCCACCTGCTGTTCGGCGCGTGGTCCGACCGGATCGGGCGCAAGCCGGTGTTCCTGCTGGGCGCGGTGTTCACCATCCTGTTCGGCATCCCGATGTTCCTGCTGGTCAACACCGGCGCGGGCATCGCCGTGGTGGTGGCGGTGTCGCTGGGCCTGCTGCTGAGCCACGATCCGATCTTCGCGGTGGAGTCGTCGTGGTTCTCCGAGCAGTTCCCGCGCGACGTCCGTTCCTCCGGAATTTCGCTGGGCTACAACGGCGCGTCGATGGTGGCCGGGCTGCTGCCGTTCCTGGCGACCGCGCTCTACGGCGGACTGGGGTGGATCGGGCCGGCGCTGCTGTTCGTGCTGCTGGGCGTGATCTCCACCATCGCCGCCGCGTTCACCCCGGAGACCGCTCCGGCGAAGCTCGCCGAACCGGACCGTTCGCCGGTTTCGGCCTGACCACGGAAGGGAAGTGAGGACCGCATGACCGCAGTGAGCACGTCACGCACGGAAGGGCTCGACCTCGCCGAGCGGGCGGATCGGGTGCGCGCGGCCGCGTACCGGATGCGCCACCACATGCTGGACATGGGCGAGGTGCAGGGCCAGGGCTACGTCGGCCAGGCGCTGGGCGTCGCCGACATGCTCGCGGTGACCTACGCCGACCAGCTCCGGCTGCGCCCCGAAGATCCGCAGTGGGAGCAGCGGGACCGGTTCCTGCTGTCCACCGGCCACTACGCCATCGCCCTGTACGCGGCGCTCGCCGAAGCGGGCATCGTGCCGGTCGACGAGCTGGAGACCTACGGGTCGGACGGTTCGCGGCTGCCGATGTCGGGCATGGCGTCCTACACGCCCGGTATGGAGATCTCCGGCGGTTCGCTGGGCCACGGCCTGACCGTCGCCGTCGGCATGGCGCTGGGGCTGCGGTTGCGGTCCGCCACCTCGCGGATCTTCAACTTCCTCTCCGACGGTGAGCTCGACGAGGGCTCAACGTGGGAGGCCGCGATGGGCGCCAACCACCACCGGCTCGGCGGCCTGACCGCGATGGTCGACATGAACGCGTTGCAGGCGGACGGGAAGACGGAGTCGGTGCTGAGCATCGAACCCGCCGAGCAGAAGTGGGCGGCGTGCGGCTGGTTCACCCAGCGCGTCGACGGCAACGACGTGGAAGCCCTGCTGGCCGCGTTCGACGCGGTGGCCGAGCAGGCCGAGCCGCACGGCGCTCCGTCGGTGATCCTCTGCGACACCAAGATCGGCCGCGGCGTTCCGCTGCTGGAAGCACGCGAGAAGGCGCACTTCATGCGGATCGACGAGGACGAATGGCAGCTGTGCCGCGACCAGCTCACCGCCGGTTTCGAAGGAGCGAGCGCATGAGCACCCCCACCAAGAAACGCCTGACCACCTCGGCGATGATCGCTTCCTTCGCCGATCCGGGGCAGCCGACCGCGTCCGCCCCGTTAGGGCACGCGCTGGCCGCGCTCGCCGAGCAGGACCAGCGGATCGTCGGCCTCACCGCCGACCTCGGCAAGTACACCGACATGCACGTGTTCGCCGAGGCGCACCCTGACCGGTTCTTCCAGATGGGCATGGCCGAGCAACTCCTGTTCGGCGCGGCGGCGGGGATGGCCGAGGTCGGACTCGTGCCGTTCGCCTCCACCTACAGCGTGTTCGCGGCGCGGCGGGCCTACGACTTCCTGTGCCTGGACATCGCCGAACCGAACCTCAACGTGAACATCATCGGCGGCCTGCCCGGCCTCACCACCGGTTACGGGCCGAGCCACCAGGCCACGGAGGACATCGCGATCTTCCGGGGGATGCCGAACCTGACGATCGTCGATCCGTGCGATTCGGTGGACATCGAACAGGCGGTGCCGCAGCTCGCGAGTTCCGACGGGCCGACGTACCTGCGGTTGCTGCGCGGCAAGGTGCCGACGGTGCTCGACGAGTACGACTACGAGTTCAAGCTGGGCAAGGCTTCGGTGCTGCGCGGCGGCAACGACGTCGTGTTCGTCTCCAGCGGCCTGATGACGATGCGCGCGCTGCAGGCCGCGCAAGACCTCGCCGAGCACGGCGTGGACGTGGCCGTGGTGCACAGCCCCACGATCAAGCCGTTCGACGCGGAGACCGTGCTGCGCGAGACCGACGGCGACCGGCTGGTCGTGACGTTGGAGAACCACACCGTCGTCGGCGGCCTCTTCGAAACCCTCGCCGCCGAAATGGCCAAGGCGGGCGAGCAGAAACGCGTCGTGCCCGTCGCCCTGCCCGATCGGTTCCTCGACGCGGGCGCCCTGCCGACGCTGCACGAACGCTACGGCCTCGCCAGGGGAACCATCGTGAGCAAGGTCCTCGCCGAACTCTCCTGACCCACACCTTGCGACCAGGAGCGCCCCGGATCCAACGGTTCCGGGGCGCTGCCGCATTCCGGACCACTCCGCGGGGTGCCGTTCGCGCGTCGCCGCTTGCGCCGAACGGCGGATGCCGCGCGGGGGCGGTAACGATCTTGCTTCGCGGGGCGAACTTCGGTGTGCGGGGCGCTACCCTCGCTCGCGCTATGAGTATTCCATCTGGCTTATTCGCGAATCGTTGCGGCACACTCCCGGGACGGTCCTCATTTCCACGAAGATTCGGGCACAACCCGCATTCGCGCATGTTTAAGCCATCAACCAGGCGATTTACCGACGCCCAATCGAGTGGCAAAATCGGACAGCGAGACTGCGGCGCAATTACACTGACCTTCCGCGAGGCAAGCACCAACGCGAACAACGGGCATCTTCCAGCCACGCAATTCCCTGCGGAAAATTTCCTACAGACGCTGGAAGTTTCGTTAATTTTCCCGTTGGCGCACCGATGAGCGGAGGGATTGCCATGCCACGGCCATGGGAAGCAGACCCGTCAGCGACCTTCCGAAGACGACTCGGGAAGTCCGCGCTCGAACTCGGCCACACCGACGACGAGCCGACCTGCCCGGACATCTGGGAGCTCGACAACGGCGACATCGCCGTGATCGGCCGCGACCTCACCGACGGCTACGCCCACTCGTTGCCGGACGGGGTGAACGTGGGCTACGACGAACGACTCGTCGTGATCCCCGGCTCCATGCTCAGGTCCGCGAAGGGGGACATCCCCCATGAGTGAATTGACTCGCCTTCCCCCTCGGGATTCCGGGGACAGGTTGACGCTCGATGAATACCTCGCCGACTTCAATGCGCGATTCTGGAACCCGCGGAATACCTCAGCATGGAAGTTCGAACGCAGGCAGACGTTCCGGCAGCCGGAAAGCCCCAGTTGGAACGCGTTCAACGAGGGGAACTGGGACCTGTCGATCCAGCTGCTCGAAGAGCGGCGGCCGAAGCTCAAGGACTACTTCGACCGGGTCTCCGCGCACGGATTTTCCGTGTTCCGCATCCGGGTCGTCGAGGATTCGCTGAGCCCCTACCTGGTGTGGGAGCTGAACTCGCTGCTGATCCGGCAGCAGTGCGGTGCTTCGATCACGGTCGTCAACCCGGACATGCTGGAGAAGTGGGAGCGCGATGGTGTGCTGCCCGAGATCTTCGTGATCGGACCGGACACCGTGTACGAAGTCCTCTACGACTCCGACGGCGTCGCCGAAGGAGCCATCCGGTACGTCGACGAGCCGACCGCCCGCCGGTGGATGATCTTCATGGACGCACTGGAGGGAAGCGGGGAACCGCTCGACGCGTTCTTCAACCGAGAAGTGGCGGGATTGCGCCCCACGGAGTGCGAAGCTCCGTCCGCGTGACGCCGAACCGAGATGGGTGACATGCCGACGCGGGACGGCGACGACTCCAGGAACGAGCTCTCCGGTAGCGCGAACGAAGTGATCCAGGCAGGCCGCGTCAGCGGCGGCATCCACTTCCACGGCACCCAGCGCACCGACGACGGCCTTCCTCGGCAATTACCGGCCGACGTGCCGGGTTTCGTCAACCGGCACGGTGAACTCGAACAGCTCGACCTGCTCCTGCCCGACGACGGCGGGGGCGCGATGGCTCCGTGCGTGGTGGTCGGTACCGCTGGGGTGGGCAAGACCTCGCTGGCCGTGCATTGGGCGCACCGCATGGCCTCGCGCTTCCCCGACGGGCAGCTCTACGTCAACCTGCACGGCTACGATCCGGGTCCGCTCGTCACCCCTGATCAGGCGTTGGATCGCTTCTTGCGGGCATTGGGCGTGCCCGGTGATCAGATTTCGGCCGACCTCGAATCCCGCGCGGCGCTCTACCGTTCACAGCTGGCCGGGCGCCGGATGCTGATCGTGCTCGACAACGCGGCCACCGTCGGGCAGGTTCGGCCGCTGCTGCCCGGCAGCGGTGACTGCCTCACGCTGATCACCAGCCGCAGCAGGCTTTCCGGCCTCGTCGCGCGCGACGGCGCTCGCCGGGTGACGCTCGGAGTCCTGCCCGAGGAGGAGTCCGTTCGGCTGCTGCGGAGCCTCTCCGACGGCCACCGCGGCCCGGACGACGGCACGGATCTCGACGAGCTGGCGCGGCTGTGCGCGCGGCTCCCGCTCGCGCTGCGCATCGCGGCCGAACGCGCGATCAGCAGGCCGAGCGTGCCGTTGGGCGACCTCATCGAGGAGCTGCGGGACGAATCCGCGTTGTGGGACGCGCTCACCGCGGGCGACGACGATGATTCGGACGCGGTCCGCTCCGTGTTCGCCTGGTCGTACCGGGCTCTGTCGAAGGATGCGAGCCGCCTGTTCCGGCTGCTCGGCCTGCATCCCGGTCGCGATTTCGGTTCCGCGGCGGCGGCCGCGCTGGCCGATCTGCCCGTGAGCCGGGTGCGCCGGTTGTTGGACGACTTGGTCGGCGCGCACCTGCTGGAGCAGCACCGGCCGGACCGCTACGAGTTCCACGATCTGCTCCGCGCGTACGCCACGGACCAGGCCCGCACCGAGGAGTCCGCCGACACCGTCCGCGCCGCGCTGGAGCGGGCGGTGCGCTGGTACGCGGGATGTGCCGACCAGGCGGTGCGGGTGCTGGCGCCCGCGCACCGGCGCCCGCCGATCGAGGCGTCCACCCCTGCGTTCACCACGCCAGAGGAAGCGGCGCAGTGGTACGAGCGGGAGCGGACGAACCTGGTCGCCGCCACCCGAGCCGCCGAGGAAGCGAACCTGCACGAGCTGGCGTGGCTGCTTCCCGCACTGCTGCGCGGAATCTACGCGGGCCGCAACCAGTTCGACGACTGGTTCGCGACCAGCACCATCGGCTTGGGCACCGCCCGCGCGTCCGGCGACAGGCATGCCGAAGCCGACATGTTGGAGAGCTTGGGCAAGGCGCATACCCAGTCCTCCCGGCGCGCGGAGGGAATCCGGTTCCAGACGGCGGCGCTCGACATCCGCCGCGAGCTCGGCGACCGGGCGGGCGAGCTCGCGTCCACCAACGCCGTGGGCATGGCGCACCTGCGCGGCCACGAGCTGGACCGGGCGCTGATCAGGTTCGAACAGACCCACCGGCTCGCGGTCGAAGTCGGCGACGAGTACTGGATCGCGGTGTCCTCGAACAACACCGCCAACGTCTACTTAGGACTGGAACGTTTCGAGGAGGCCGTCGTGCTGCTGCGGGACGCGAAGGAGCGCTACACCCGGCTCGGCGTTCCCGGCGGCAGAGGCGACGCGCTGCGCGGCCTCAGCCACGCGCACCGGGGCCTGGGGCGACCGGAGTCCGCGCACGGCTACGTCGAGGAAGCGTTGGCGATCGCCCACGAGCACGAGAACCGGGCGTGGGAGGCGTACTGGTCGCTCGAACTCGGCCGGGTGCAGGTCGAACTCGGGCAGCCGTCGGAGGCGCTGATCTCCTTCCAGCGGGCGGCCTCGCTGCAACGCCGCCTGGCCGACCGGTCTCGCGAAGCCGAGGCGCTCGACGCCACGGGAACGGCCTACCTGGCGCTCGACCGAGCCGACGAAGCCGCCGGTTTCCACCGCATGGCGGCGAATTCGTTCCGCGAGCTCGACGACCGCCGGCAACTGGCCATCGCACTCGACCACCTCACCACCGCCCTCGACCACACCGGCGACGCCGAGGCCGACGAGTGCCGCCGCGAGGCAGCGGGCCTGCTCGCCGACTTCACCGACCCGGCAGCCGAACGAATCCGCACCCGCCTCCGACGGTCGGGCTGACGGGCCTTAAGACGCCTCATTCACGAGGAGACCGCAGGGAACGGTCAGGTGACCGGGCCGGCGAAGTCGTGGACGGTCACCGCCTCCCCGTCTCGTAGGCATCGGTGCGCCAGTCCGCTCGCAGCCAGATAAGCGGCGGCACGCCCCGCGCTCTCCGATTCGCGGTGTTCGGACCGCCAGTGCGGAACGATCCGGTAGGGCACCAGACCGAGGCACTCCGGTGCGGTCGTCGGCGGATACCCGTCGGGCAGGACTGCCGGGTCATCGATGAGGTCGATGCCTCGGAGGTCCGGTCCGGCGACGCAGGCTCCGGCCGAGTAGCCGCCGTAGGTGAACTCGGGCCGAGGGAACTGCTCTGCGAGCGCATCACGGAATCCTGCCTGAGCCATGGCGCGGGCGAGGACGAACGCGTTGCCACCCACAACCCAGACGAGTTCGAGCTCGGTCAAACGCCGGGGCAGCTCCTCGGACTCCTCGAAGTGGTCGCGGAGATCGAGCTCTTCGCACGAGTAGCCGAATCCCTCGATCGTGCGGCGTTCGCGATCACAATCGCGATAGCGCGAGCGACCGTCCGCGTCGAGCGCGTTCAAGACGATGCCTGCACGGCCGGCGCGAGAGGTGCCGGGCAGCACCGACGGGCGAGTGCCCGGAGGCAGAAACCACGAGCTCAGCAGCAACCTCATCAGTACCTCCCGCGGCCCCGCGAAGCCGAGCCGTCAACTCTCGAAACGCCCGGATCTGATCGCCCGTACCAACGAGGCGACATCGGTCCTCAGCGTCGGACCGTTCGGGTCCTTCGAGTCGCGGATCTCGTCGAACGTCGTCGCCACCTCGACGCACGTTGCCGTGTTCTGGCTGCGGCTCGACTTGATCCAGGTGCGTTCCGCGCTCATGGGCACTCCCGTTCCTCGTTGCGGGGTCCGGACTCCTCGGATCTCCGGGCGAGCCCCTGGGCCGAGCGGGGCGCCCAGGGGCTCGGAGTCGGCTAGTTTTCGAAGCGGCCGGTCTTGATGGCCTGCACCAGAGGTGCGACGGCGGCCTTGAGGGTTGGGCCGTTCGGGTCCTTGGAATCCCTGATCTCGTCGAACGTCGTCGTCACCTCGACGCAGGTCGTGGTGTTCTGGCTGCGGCTCGACTTGATCCAGGTGCGTTCCGCGTTCATCGGCGCTCCTCCATCCTCCTGGCAAGATCGGCGATGATGGATCGAGACTCGTGCGCGTTCCTCGACACGCTCTCGACCATGCCGACGGCTTCTCGGTAGATCTTCACATCCGCGTGCTCATGCAGGAAGAGTCCGGACTTGCGATTCTCCAAATGGACCACCTCATCCAGGCCGGACCGGATGAGGAAGAAGGGTCCTTCCAGTCCCGGATGCCAGCCGCTGGCGAGCGGAACGACACGGAGTTCAACGTTCGCCCTGGCCGCCATCCGATCCAGGAACTGAAGCTGCGCACGCATGACTGCCCTGCTCCCGATCACTTGGTGCAACGCGGCTTCCCCGATGAACGCGACGAGTCCTGGAGGTCGCTGCCCGGTTATTGCCTCCCTACGACTGATTCGGTGCGCGGTTCGCGCACCGATCTCTGACTCGGGGACACCACCGCCTTCCATGACAGCCCCGATGTAGTCACTCGTTTGCAGCAGCCCCGGAATCATCAGCGGTGACACCTCCACGATCTGCGTCGCCCGCCGCTCCAAGTCCATCACTGCCTCCAGCTGCTGGCGCTGGGCCGGGAGTGTCGTGGCCACCCAGTTCGGGTCGTCTGCGCCGTAGGCGAGTGCGACGATCTCCTCGTACCGCTCGCCGTTGATGCTGAGCGAGGTCAGCACTTGCGCCACCTGCTCCGGGCGCGGCGTCCGATCGCCGGTCTCCCACCGCGAGAGCACTCCCGGATCTCGTTCGAGCCTCTTGGCGAAAGCGCGCAACGTTAAACCGTGCTCTTCCCGAGCTTGTCGCAAAGCCTTACCCAAGGCTTGATTCTTCGGCGTTCTCACCATCCGCGCTCCGTGTTGTCATACCCGCAACATCGCAATGTTCGCGAGTGCACCGTCTGATCACCCGATGCGGTTAGGAACACGCCGTTGTCGGCGAATCCGCCGCTGGTACATCGTTCTCGGACATCAGCAACCCGCCGGGAACGGCTTCCGCGCCGAGCATGATGCCAGCCCACCCGGCTCTCCCTCGAATCCCCCGGCAGCAACGGGGATTCCTTGAACCATGAAGGATTGGACGCATGAATTCACCCACGACCGCCCCTGCGGGAAATCTGCACAGCAGAAGGATCCGAACCGAGAACGACTGCGGCTTCGAAATTTCCCGCAGCTGGGGAAGGCGTTCCGCCGATCCGCAAATCGCGCTCTGGGCGGCGTCCCGGGGGCCGGTGGACACCCGGTGGCACGCCGTTCGGCGGGCCGGTGGTGGGGCTTTGCCGTCGGCGTGCGGGACGTACGTCTACGGGCCGGTGCACCTGCGGCGGTGGGCGCGGTTTCCGGACGGTGAGGCGGATCGTGTGGTGTGCCGGGAGTGCGCCGCGATGGCGGACGGGGCCGGGATAGTGGCATCCGGTGTGCTACCGGGGCGTGCGGCTTCGTCTCCGGAGGAGACCGGGCCGATCACGTGGCCGGCCGACGATCCCGAGACGCGGCGCCGTGCGAACGATCGGCCTCGGTGGCAGCGACGGCTGGCGTGCCGCAACACCCGCCGGGAGGCGGCATGAGCCCGCGGCACTTCTGGCGCCCGGCGGACGGAATCCGCCACGCGTTCCACGGCCCCCGCTGGAACGGCCTCCCCGAAGCCACCTCGGTCTGCGGGGTGCTCACCACGATGCCCGAGCGGATATCCGACAACGAATGGGTCCGAGCCCCCTCCTGCAACAAGTGCAACGCCATCCTGCACGCAGTCCGCAACATCCCGCACTTCTGACCAGGTGAACGGACCCTTTGCCCAATCCCACTGGGCGGAGCGGCCATTCACCTTGATGCGGTCCGTCGCCTTGAACCCCGACCGGGCGCGGGCCGGTTCCCGGCCGGGTCCCCTGCGACGCGCGAGTGGCTCGAGACTCTGCCGGGGCGGGCCGGGCGCGGTGCCTCCCCCACCGCGCCCGGCGCCGAGCCGGATCAACGAGACCGTTCGCCGCCGCGCGGAAGACCAACCGCACCAGAGCGTTTCGCCAAGTCCACACTGGACATACGTGGTCAGGTGAGGCCGAAGGTGAGGCGGAGGTCGACGATCTGCTGCTCGCTCGCCACCCAGGCCAGCGGTGCGTGCTGCACGAAGATGCCGGTGGGTTCGCGCAGCAGCGGTCGGCTCGCCGGGTCGGTCGGCCACTCCACGTCGCCGGTGGCGACGCGGGCGGGGATCAGCCAGTGGTCGCCGGTGCGGTAGGCGGGACGGTTCGGGTCGGAGCTCTTGAAGTAGACCTCGACGCCGTCCTCCAACCGCAGCCAGCGCCCCTCCTCCACCGGGATCGCGCCGTCGCGCATCGGCCTGGTCGGAGTGCCGGGCTGCTTGCTGCCCTCCCGCTGGTCCCAGCGGCGCAAGAACGGGTGCAGCTCGGGCCTGCGCCCGGTTTCGGGTTCCGCCGACAGGCGCACCCGCCGCTGCGGCAGGTCCAGTTCTTCCACTCGCAGCAACGGTTTCGGTCGCAGGCGGCTGGTGTAGGCCGTGTCGACGACCTCGACGAAGTCACCGACGTCCAGGTCCAGCTTGTCGTCGCCGCCCAGCGAACCCAGCGACACCCAGGTGCCGTCGACCTCGTCGATCGCGAAGGTGACCGAACCGTTCTCCCGGGACCACTTGAACGTCGCCCCGGATTCCGCTCCGCCGTCGTGGATCTCCACGCGGTAGAGCTGGTTCTCCGGTCCTCGGTAGCGGGCTTCCGGACTCACCAGGCACGGTTCGGAGTCGGCGTCGGCCGGTCGCCTGCTGCGAGCCGCCAGCAGCGGCTGCTGAGCGCGCTGCTCCCGCGACCAGTCCGCGAAGGCCTGCCGGATCG harbors:
- a CDS encoding Type 1 glutamine amidotransferase-like domain-containing protein, producing MRLLLSSWFLPPGTRPSVLPGTSRAGRAGIVLNALDADGRSRYRDCDRERRTIEGFGYSCEELDLRDHFEESEELPRRLTELELVWVVGGNAFVLARAMAQAGFRDALAEQFPRPEFTYGGYSAGACVAGPDLRGIDLIDDPAVLPDGYPPTTAPECLGLVPYRIVPHWRSEHRESESAGRAAAYLAASGLAHRCLRDGEAVTVHDFAGPVT
- a CDS encoding DUF6519 domain-containing protein, with product MHADLSRITFQPERGYSAVVAQQGRVQLDSDANEQTLIQLHAQRLVLTDLIGPYGGPVDANGFGIERIAGPHGLDDLAIGGGRYYVGGIRCDSYRPEPGLAVPDEDEQPEPVEQPSSWTYWDQPDAFRDPELVEDRLPEAPYLVYLKVWERAVTAAEDPALREVALGSAAPDTSARVKVVWQVLALPAADLGVTNGDAPPDSIRQAFADWSREQRAQQPLLAARSRRPADADSEPCLVSPEARYRGPENQLYRVEIHDGGAESGATFKWSRENGSVTFAIDEVDGTWVSLGSLGGDDKLDLDVGDFVEVVDTAYTSRLRPKPLLRVEELDLPQRRVRLSAEPETGRRPELHPFLRRWDQREGSKQPGTPTRPMRDGAIPVEEGRWLRLEDGVEVYFKSSDPNRPAYRTGDHWLIPARVATGDVEWPTDPASRPLLREPTGIFVQHAPLAWVASEQQIVDLRLTFGLT
- a CDS encoding tetratricopeptide repeat protein, coding for MPTRDGDDSRNELSGSANEVIQAGRVSGGIHFHGTQRTDDGLPRQLPADVPGFVNRHGELEQLDLLLPDDGGGAMAPCVVVGTAGVGKTSLAVHWAHRMASRFPDGQLYVNLHGYDPGPLVTPDQALDRFLRALGVPGDQISADLESRAALYRSQLAGRRMLIVLDNAATVGQVRPLLPGSGDCLTLITSRSRLSGLVARDGARRVTLGVLPEEESVRLLRSLSDGHRGPDDGTDLDELARLCARLPLALRIAAERAISRPSVPLGDLIEELRDESALWDALTAGDDDDSDAVRSVFAWSYRALSKDASRLFRLLGLHPGRDFGSAAAAALADLPVSRVRRLLDDLVGAHLLEQHRPDRYEFHDLLRAYATDQARTEESADTVRAALERAVRWYAGCADQAVRVLAPAHRRPPIEASTPAFTTPEEAAQWYERERTNLVAATRAAEEANLHELAWLLPALLRGIYAGRNQFDDWFATSTIGLGTARASGDRHAEADMLESLGKAHTQSSRRAEGIRFQTAALDIRRELGDRAGELASTNAVGMAHLRGHELDRALIRFEQTHRLAVEVGDEYWIAVSSNNTANVYLGLERFEEAVVLLRDAKERYTRLGVPGGRGDALRGLSHAHRGLGRPESAHGYVEEALAIAHEHENRAWEAYWSLELGRVQVELGQPSEALISFQRAASLQRRLADRSREAEALDATGTAYLALDRADEAAGFHRMAANSFRELDDRRQLAIALDHLTTALDHTGDAEADECRREAAGLLADFTDPAAERIRTRLRRSG
- a CDS encoding DUF397 domain-containing protein, which codes for MNAERTWIKSSRSQNTTTCVEVTTTFDEIRDSKDPNGPTLKAAVAPLVQAIKTGRFEN
- a CDS encoding helix-turn-helix transcriptional regulator, with the translated sequence MVRTPKNQALGKALRQAREEHGLTLRAFAKRLERDPGVLSRWETGDRTPRPEQVAQVLTSLSINGERYEEIVALAYGADDPNWVATTLPAQRQQLEAVMDLERRATQIVEVSPLMIPGLLQTSDYIGAVMEGGGVPESEIGARTAHRISRREAITGQRPPGLVAFIGEAALHQVIGSRAVMRAQLQFLDRMAARANVELRVVPLASGWHPGLEGPFFLIRSGLDEVVHLENRKSGLFLHEHADVKIYREAVGMVESVSRNAHESRSIIADLARRMEERR
- a CDS encoding zinc finger protein, whose translation is MSPRHFWRPADGIRHAFHGPRWNGLPEATSVCGVLTTMPERISDNEWVRAPSCNKCNAILHAVRNIPHF
- a CDS encoding DUF397 domain-containing protein; translated protein: MSAERTWIKSSRSQNTATCVEVATTFDEIRDSKDPNGPTLRTDVASLVRAIRSGRFES